The nucleotide sequence CGGACGCCGACGCCGTCGGCGCCCTCCCGACCGACAGGAGCACCCGCCATGTCCGCTGACGTCCTCGCCCCGGCCCCGGCCACGACCGCCGCCACCGCCGCAGGCTTCCGCACCGCCCACCCGTCCGTGTCCGTCCTGATCGCCACCGCCGGGCGGCCCGAGATGCTCCGCGAGGCGGTCCGCGCGATCGTCGAGCAGGACTACGCCGGCCCGCTCCAGGTCGTCGTGGTCTTCGACCGGATCGAGGTCGACCCGCTCACGGACGTGGAGGTCCCGGCCGGCGTGGAGCTGCGCACCGTGCCCAACACCCGGTCCCCGGGCCTGGTGGGCGCCCGCAACACGGGCATCCACGCGGCCACCGGGGAGATCATCGCCTTCTGCGACGACGACGACGTGTGGGTCCCGCGCAAGCTCACCCGGCAGGTGGCGCACTGGCACCGGCACCCGGAGGCCTCCGCGATCGCCGGCGCGATCGACATCGTCTCCCACGAGCGCACCATCCGGCGCGTCCCGCAGGCCGTGGCCACCTTCCCGGAGCTGCTGGCCGACCGGATGATGGAGATCCACCCCTCGGCGCTGATCTGCCGCCGCGCCGACCTGTACGGGCCCGTGGGCCTCGTCGACGAGGACCTGCCGTCCTCCTACGGCGAGGACTACGACCTGCTGCTGCGCCTGGCCCGGCACGCCCCGGTGCACTCCGTGCCCGAGACCGTGCTGACCGTGCGCTGGGACCGGCCCTCCTTCTTCCGCCAGCAGTGGGGGGACATGGCGGACGCCCTGACCTACATGCTGCGCAAGTTCCCCGAGTTCGAGACCTCCGACCAGGGCACGGCCCTGATGGCCGGCCAGGTCGCGTTCGCCCACGCCGCCCGCGGCGACCGCCGGGAGGCGGTCCGGTGGGCGCGGGCGGCGCTGCGCCGGAACCGCGGCCAGCTGCGGGCGTGGGGCGCCCTGGCCGTGGCGACCGGCGCGGTCAGCGCCGAGCGGCTGCAGAACGCCGTGTCCTTCTTCGGCAGAGGGGTGTGAGGCGGCCGTGGCGCTCCTGAGCCCCTCGGTGGT is from Kocuria rosea and encodes:
- a CDS encoding glycosyltransferase family 2 protein, with amino-acid sequence MSADVLAPAPATTAATAAGFRTAHPSVSVLIATAGRPEMLREAVRAIVEQDYAGPLQVVVVFDRIEVDPLTDVEVPAGVELRTVPNTRSPGLVGARNTGIHAATGEIIAFCDDDDVWVPRKLTRQVAHWHRHPEASAIAGAIDIVSHERTIRRVPQAVATFPELLADRMMEIHPSALICRRADLYGPVGLVDEDLPSSYGEDYDLLLRLARHAPVHSVPETVLTVRWDRPSFFRQQWGDMADALTYMLRKFPEFETSDQGTALMAGQVAFAHAARGDRREAVRWARAALRRNRGQLRAWGALAVATGAVSAERLQNAVSFFGRGV